A genome region from Marasmius oreades isolate 03SP1 chromosome 5, whole genome shotgun sequence includes the following:
- a CDS encoding uncharacterized protein (MEROPS:MER0034665; CAZy:CE10): MADTSTYSTIDPELASILASLPPAPSGADVNATVETRRERYRTGVLPKAKQNHEPFLPKSDEYTVVDRQIEVAKGVSVTARCITPTPRDGEDGLFPLIFWMHGGGWIASDAQMDDYNLRRTSVDLRISVVNFEYRLAPENPFPTAPNDCFAGLKYVANHPDLFSASLKKGFIVGGPSAGGNLAAVIAHRARDDPTDFANKGTPVTGQLLQIPCLCHYKAYPEKWKSSLVSMEENKDAPGLNKAAVEFTAGLYNAPPEDPDMSPLLLSSHKGLPPAFIQVCGLDPLRDEGIVYKKVLEEAGVPVKLEVYPGVPHIFDVLFPTLKQSAKWIKDFRDGLRWLISQSA, translated from the exons ATGGCTGACACCTCAACATATTCGACCATCGACCCCGAGCTTGCCTCTATTCTCGCATCTCTCCCACCGGCACCTTCAGGCGCAGATGTGAATGCAACAGTCGAAACTCGAAGGGAACGTTACAGAACGGGTGTACTTCCAAAGGCAAAACAGAACCATGAGCCGTTTTTACCCAAGA GCGATGAATACACCGTAGTTGATCGCCAAATCGAAGTAGCGAAAGGCGTCAGTGTGACTGCGAGATGTATCACTCCCACACCtcgagatggagaagatggGTTGTTTCCTTTGATTTTTTGGATGCATGGGGGAG GATGGATAGCGAGCGATGCACAAATGGATGATTACAACTTGCGAAGAACGAGTGTCGATCTGAGGATTTCAGTTGTCAACTTCGAATATCG GCTCGCACCGGAAAACCCCTTCCCCACTGCCCCAAACGACTGTTTCGCCGGACTTAAATAC GTCGCAAATCACCCAGACCTATTTTCTGCATCCCTCAAGAAGGGTTTCATTGTCGGCGGGCCCTCTGCCGGTGGAAATCTGGCAGCTGTCATTGCGCATCGAGCAAGAGACGATCCGACAGACTTCGCGAATAAAGGGACACCGGTGACTGGACAGCTTTTACAGATTCCGTGTTTGTGTCACTATAAGGCTTACCCGGAAAA GTGGAAATCATCTCTTGTGTCGATGGAAGAAAATAAAGACGCACCGGGGTTGAATAAAGCTGCGGTTGAATTTACTGCAG GCCTATACAACGCACCCCCAGAGGATCCCGACATGTCTCCCCTCCTTCTCTCCTCCCACAAAGGTCTACCACCAGCGTTTATCCAAGTGTGTGGTTTGGATCCGCTTCGTGATGAAGGAATCGTGTATAAGAAAGTTTTGGAAGAGGCCGGAGTTCCTGTGAAACTTGAAGT TTATCCGGGTGTACCGCATATATTCGACGTACTTTTCCCGACGCTAAAACAGTCGGCCAAGTGGATTAAAGATTTTAGAGATGGGCTGAGATGGTTGATCTCACAGTCTGCTTGA
- a CDS encoding uncharacterized protein (MEROPS:MER0002676; BUSCO:EOG09263WSS), which translates to METSFALTGNGYVIVAADTTAARSIVKMKIDEDKIKTLSSHLLMAHSGEPGDTIQFAEYVERNIRLFQIRNNYALRPSAAASWIRRSLAQSLRSRHPYAVNLLLGGYDTAEDQPHLYWIDYLGTSTEVPFGAHGYGSYFALSLLDRYHDPNATLEEGLATLRRCVDEVSKRLVVSPGKYKVKVVDKDGTREIEF; encoded by the exons ATGGAAACTTCATTCGCTCTGACTGGTAATGGGTATGTTATCGTAGCAGCAGATACAACCGCTGCGCGTTCAATCGTCAAAATGAAGATCGACGAAGACAAAATAAAGACTCTCAGCTCTCATCTTCTCATGGCTCATTCTGGTGAACCAG GCGACACGATCCAGTTCGCAGAATACGTCGAACGAAATATCCGTCTCTTCCAAATCCGTAACAACTACGCTCTTCGTCCGTCCGCCGCCGCCTCATGGATTCGTCGTTCACTTGCTCAATCTCTTCGATCACGGCACCCATACGCTGTAAACTTGCTCCTTGGAGGCTACGATACAGCTGAAGATCAACCTCATCTCTATTGGATCGATTACCTTGGGACTTCTACGGAGGTACCCTTTGGTGCACATGGGTATGGGAGTTACTTTGCGCTCAGTTTGTTGGATCG ATACCACGATCCTAATGCAACCCTCGAGGAAGGCCTTGCTACGTTGAGAAGATGCGTCGACGAAGTTTCCAAACGATTGGTAGTAAGTCCAGGGAAATATAAAGTGAAAGTTGTAGACAAGGATGGAACACGGGAGATAGAGTTCTGA
- a CDS encoding uncharacterized protein (MEROPS:MER0000408): protein MAARTLTMPSTYDRLAELPVPTSASFVDRNVIQLNSTIQDFTRNTRRSVSKSIVITPESESIFASPNQEIGSEAVLSRPSRCGRYQATLNEIGAGDQKRRFVEVWSKESMLVSKEVTDVHGAFYNDDYISTLSFTVSNNAIIYIAEEKNTHPKDSPAYFQYSQSFGEGFPEKKRPIIFIFVWDPKSLDPSEKCAVVSLSMGTSQIFFGQAVFSSNSDTLFATGYEHALGGRLLGLKGCYNRPSGIWKIQLEKNALKKVGDATDTPTPSIHCQLLKLTPPDLSCRSPRILLTEHSEILIWLACSTGGAHASTSRLYSLDLTSDVKPEHCRVVVDVVNDIRDRDDGFPGLYPDPSLPPSPFLRIGNREYLVTQSAVTSYYAIVLVSLEDGAVTNLTPSKEGSLYSWVVLCTDGERRVVCARTAPTVPSEVVIGEFDVDSSGKVSVSWKVLQSTVSLLSDKIQQKLNHLKVSIVAIPNRHPVETVVIQHVGVEGGKVLPHILMPHGGPHATSIVKFDPTVVGFALEGFNISLPNYTGSLGFGESHVQHLLGKCGALDVEDCIESLRYLATIGVVEREGGSSKVFVFGGSHGGFLTGHLISRYPNTFTAACLRNPVVSPGEISTSDIRDWYWSEFKHEYPIFSSPVGSDGLSSNMGQARLDNNGLMKPELYESLFKLSPIADVEKVKAAVLVCIGGSDKRVAPTQGIDYYHALKAVRAKANLPDDDVDMLWFPEDGHTLEGVEASRMSWVRTLEWFRSRL from the exons ATGGCTGCTAGAACTCTTACGATGCCTTCAACGTACGACCGTCTAGCTGAACTCCCTGTCCCAACATCTGCATCGTTCGTAGATCGTAACG TAATCCAGTTGAACTCAACCATTCAAGACTTTACAAGAAACACCAGACGTTCTGTATCTAAATCAATTGTTATCACACCAGAGTCCGAGTCGATCTTTGCATCTCCAAATCAAGAAATCGGCAGCGAAGCGGTTCTTTCTAGGCCCTCGAGATGTGGAAGATATCAAGCGACTCTAAATGAGATCGGTGCTGGTGATCAGAAACGACGGTTTGTTGAAGTATGGTCAAAGGAAAGCATGTTAGTGAGCAAGGAGGTTACAGATGTTCACGGTGCATTCTACAATGACG ATTACATCTCGACGTTGTCTTTCACCGTCTCAAACAATGCCATCATATATATCGCAGAGGAGAAAAACACACATCCAAAGGATTCGCCAGCTTACTTTCAATACTCCCAATCATTCGGGGAAGGCTTTCCCGAAAAGAAACGACCTATTATCTTCATATTCGTATGGGATCCGAAATCCTTAGATCCCAGCGAAAAATGCGCCGTCGTCTCGCTATCCATGGGTACATCCCAGATCTTTTTCGGACAGGCCGTGTTTTCATCGAATTCAGATACACTCTTCGCTACCGGATACGAACATGCACTCGGAGGTAGATTATTGGGTTTGAAAGGATGTTACAATCGTCCAAGTGGTATTTGGAAAATCCAACTTGAGAAAAATGCTCTAAAAAAAGTTGGGGATGCAACCGATACTCCAACACCATCTATCCACTGTCAACTCCTAAAACTTACACCTCCAGATCTATCTTGCCGGTCACCACGTATCCTCCTCACCGAACACTCAGAAATTTTGATTTGGTTGGCTTGTTCAACTGGTGGAGCACACGCATCAACCTCACGTCTCTACTCTCTCGACCTCACCTCTGACGTAAAACCAGAACACTGTCGGGTAGTCGTTGATGTTGTAAACGATATCCGAGATAGAGACGACGGTTTCCCAGGGCTCTATCCCGATCCGTCccttcctccatctcccttCCTCCGCATCGGAAATCGAGAATATCTGGTTACACAATCGGCGGTCACTTCATACTACGCTATTGTTCTCGTTTCTCTTGAAGACGGTGCCGTGACGAACTTGACGCCTAGTAAGGAAGGGTCTCTATACAGCTGGGTCGTCCTATGTACAGACGGAGAACGAAGAGTTGTCTGTGCCCGAACGGCTCCAACAGTACCTTCCGAAGTCGTCATCGGAGAATTTGATGTCGATAGTTCTGGGAAAGTGTCTGTGTCGTGGAAGGTGCTACAGTCCACCGTATCTCTTCTTTCCGATAAAA TTCAACAAAAACTGAACCATCTCAAAGTGAGCATAGTCGCCATTCCTAATCGGCACCCGGTGGAAACGGTCGTTATTCAACATGTGGGGGTCGAAGGAGGGAAAGTACTTCCTCATATTCTGATGCCTCATGGAGGACCACATGCTACGAGTATTGTGAAGTTTGACCCTACGGTCGTTGGTTTTGCCCTTGAAGGCT TCAACATATCACTTCCAAACTACACGGGCTCTCTGGGCTTCGGTGAATCGCACGTTCAACATCTTCTCGGCAAATGCGGTGCGCTCGATGTGGAAGATTGTATAGAATCTCTTCGATATCTCGCCACGATCGGGGTAGTAGAACGTGAAGGTGGCTCTTCGAAGGTATTCGTATTCGGTGGAAGTCATGGAGGGTTCCTCACTGGCCATC TAATCTCACGATATCCAAACACATTCACAGCAGCCTGCCTCCGGAACCCTGTTGTCTCTCCTGGTGAAATATCCACTTCTGATATCAGAGATTGGTATTGGTCGGAATTCAAACACGAATATCCGATCTTTTCGTCTCCAGTTGGATCAGACGGTCTTTCCTCAAACATGGGGCAGGCGCGATTAGACAACAACGGTCTCATGAAACCCGAGCTCTACGAATCCTTATTCAAACTCTCGCCTATAGCAGACGTTGAAAAAGTGAAAGCTGCGGTTTTAGTATGCATTGGGGGGAGTGATAAACGTGTAGCGCCTACACAAGGGATAGACTATTATCATGCGTTGAAGGCTGTTAGGGCGAAAGCGAACTTGCCAGATGATGATGTGGATATGTTGTGGTTTCCGGAGGATGGTCATACTTTAGAAGGTGTGGAGGCGAGTAGGATGTCGTGGGTTCGTACTCTTGAATGGTTTAGGTCCAGGTTGTGA